In one window of Temnothorax longispinosus isolate EJ_2023e chromosome 11, Tlon_JGU_v1, whole genome shotgun sequence DNA:
- the LOC139821301 gene encoding uncharacterized protein, translating into MKKYKKKSERGQISKDIYDKAAAVLEEDKTKTVRGIAKDFGLCHMTLTRYLKKRSKVKEKGIPMESVTFGYQKNRQVFNNNEETILVNYLTKCSQICYGLTPKYVRQLAFACALKYNITTPQSWHNNKEAGVDWLTAFLKRNPSIINEFKKTGIAPFNKDIFPDEDFLSTFVTDRELDGTASSNIENTPVTTENTPIHSTRTQPPPTQTASLNDTTSPILECTESTFAPEIVRPYPKAAARTKKIIRKTRKSAILTDTPEKDALALEQNKKKENTSKKIKVTKKGMTEPKKVTKQENTNKKGEPAKKKRKIVVKRKMSASVNLNDEKLSITTHVLDTSRGRPADGLPVCLYKFENDKWTLLKESTTDSNGRCGDLLEDERRTCGRFKIEFRVNDYFRRIATTSMYPMIDVMFDVQNPGEHYHIPLLLNPFGFSTYRGS; encoded by the exons ATGaagaagtataaaaaaaagagtgaGCGTGGACAAATATCTAAAGACATCTACGACAAAGCAGCAGCTGTCTTAGAAGAGGATAAAACAAAAACAGTTCGTGGCATCGCAAAAGATTTTGGACTATGTCATATGACGCTTAcaagatacttaaaaaaacGAAGCAAAGTAAAGGAAAAGGGCATACCTATGGAATCTGTCACATTCGGTTACCAGAAAAACAGACAAGTTTTTAACAACAATGAAGAAACTATTTTGGTGAATTACTTAACGAAATGTAGCCAAATTTGCTACGGATTAACGCCAAAATATGTTCGACAGTTAGCATTTGCTTGTGCACTTAAGTACAATATTACTACACCGCAATCGTggcataataataaagaagcaGGAGTTGATTGGTTGACAGCGTTTTTAAAACGCAACCCGTCTATCATCAACGAATTTAAAAAGACTGGTATTGCAccatttaataaagatatttttccgGATGAGGACTTCTTGTCTACTTTTGTTACTGACAGAGAATTAGACGGCACGGCTAGctcaaatattgaaaataccCCAGTTACAACAGAGAACACTCCAATTCATTCCACTAGGACTCAACCTCCGCCAACTCAAACTGCCTCCTTGAATGACACTACATCTCCTATTTTGGAATGTACTGAATCTACCTTTGCTCCCGAGATCGTTCGACCTTACCCAAAAGCTGCTGCTAgaacaaaaaagataatacGAAAAACTCGAAAATCAGCTATTTTAACTGATACCCCGGAGAAGGATGCATTGGCACTGGaacaaaacaagaaaaaagaaaatacatcaaaaaaaattaaagtgacTAAGAAGGGAATGACTGAGCCAAAAAAGGTGACCAAAcaagaaaatacaaataagaAAGGAGAACCAgctaagaagaaaagaaagattgtTGTGAAGAGAAAG ATGAGCGCCTCTGTAAATCTAAACGATGAAAAGTTAAGCATCACTACGCATGTTTTGGATACCAGCAGAGGTCGGCCTGCTGATGGCTTGCCCGTGTGTCTGTACAAGTTTGAAAATGACAAGTGGACTCTTTTAAAAGAAAG caCGACAGACTCAAACGGACGTTGCGGGGATCTGTTGGAGGACGAGCGAAGGACTTGCGGCAGATTCAAGATCGAGTTTCGGGTGAACGACTATTTCAGGCGAATCGCGACCACTTCCATGTACCCAATGATCGACGTGATGTTCGATGTGCAAAATCCCGGCGAGCACTATCACATTCCTCTGCTGCTGAATCCTTTCGGATTTAGCACGTATCGCGGCTCGTAA
- the LOC139821307 gene encoding uncharacterized protein: protein MTATMGHRGIIHSLIWCLLSFPASFAERLSPDQKAPLFARGSGGLILKPPFEGEQRAAAGPPTSANVVSEDGVQREEIATLKLVDGELVRVVEGSYSYKSPEGIPVSVHYVADENGYRAGFRIGAAATGETKGSLIRPPGPSIGPSGRQIESHVGPPGPGSTYLPSKPDVDRSYLPPQ from the exons ATGACAGCCACGATGGGTCATCGCGGGATTATACACTCGCTG ATTTGGTGTTTGCTGTCGTTCCCGGCGTCCTTCGCCGAGAGGCTGTCCCCAGATCAGAAGGCACCGCTGTTCGCGCGCGGCTCCGGCGGCCTGATCCTGAAGCCGCCCTTCGAGGGCGAGCAGAGGGCGGCCGCGGGTCCGCCGACCTCCGCGAATGTCGTCAGCGAAGACGGCGTCCAGAGGGAGGAGATCGCCACCCTGAAGCTCGTGGACGGCGAGCTGGTCCGAGTTGTAGAGGGATCCTATTCTTACAAGAGTCCCGAAGGAATCCCCGTTTCCGTTCA CTACGTCGCGGACGAGAACGGGTATCGGGCTGGATTCAGAATAGGAGCTGCCGCGACCGGCGAAACGAAGGGGTCTCTCATCAGACCCCCAGGACCCTCCATCGGCCCCTCGGGACGCCAAATCGAATCCCACGTCGGACCCCCGGGACCAGGAAGTACATATCTGCCATCGAAGCCGGACGTCGATCGGAGTTATCTGCCGCCTCAATGA